From Ailuropoda melanoleuca isolate Jingjing chromosome 8, ASM200744v2, whole genome shotgun sequence, a single genomic window includes:
- the LOC100476589 gene encoding olfactory receptor 10J1, with translation MKSKNDTGVSEFILQGFSSFREHKIILFVIFLTLYLLTLAGNVIIVTVISFARRLHTPMYFFLSVLSTSETVYTLVIVPRMLCSLTGLNQPISLAGCATQMFFFLTLAINNCFLLTAMGYDRYVAICNPLRYTVLISKRVCALLVWGAFSIGLLVAIIQISSVFRLPFCDREVAHYFCDILPVMKLSCADTTLHDIINFIISSLVILVPMGLVFISYVLIISTILKIPSAQGRKKAFATCASHLTVVIVHYGCASIAYLKPKSENSRDQDQLISVTYMVITPLLNPVVYTLRNKEVKDALHRAVGRNPLV, from the coding sequence ATGAAAAGCAAGAACGACACAGGGGTGAGTGAATTCATTCTCCAGGGGTTTTCCAGCTTCCGAGAACACAAGATTATCCTCTTTGTGATATTTCTTACCTTGTACCTTTTAACTCTGGCTGGCAATGTCATCATTGTGACGGTTATCAGCTTTGCTCGTCGCCTCCACacgcccatgtacttcttccttagTGTGCTCTCCACCTCCGAGACCGTGTACACACTGGTCATTGTTCCGCGGATGCTCTGCAGCCTTACGGGTCTTAACCAACCCATCTCCTTGGCtggctgcgccacccagatgtTCTTCTTCCTCACCTTGGCCATCAACAACTGCTTCCTGCTCACGGCCATGGGCTacgaccgctatgtggccatctgcaacccCTTGAGGTACACAGTCCTCATAAGCAAGAGGGTGTGTGCCCTGCTTGTATGGGGGGCTTTCAGCATTGGGCTGCTTGTGGCCATAATTCAGATTTCCTCTGTGTTCAGACTGCCCTTTTGTGACAGAGAAGTGGCCCATTATTTCTGTGACATCCTCCCAGTTATGAAACTCTCCTGTGCGGACACCACTCTACATGACATAATTAACTTTATCATCAGCTCACTTGTTATTCTGGTGCCCATGGGGCTGGTCTTCATTTCCTACGTCCTCATCATCTCCACCATCCTCAAGATCCCCTCTGCCCAGGGCCGGAAGAAGGCCTTCGCCACCTGCGCCTCCCACCTCACGGTGGTCATAGTCCACTACGGCTGTGCCTCCATTGCCTACCTCAAGCCCAAGTCCGAGAACAGCAGGGATCAGGATCAGCTGATCTCGGTGACCTACATGGTCATCACCCCCCTGCTGAACCCTGTGGTGTACACGCTGAGGAACAAGGAGGTCAAGGATGCTCTTCACCGTGCTGTTGGCAGAAACCCTCTTGTCTAG